The Lycium ferocissimum isolate CSIRO_LF1 chromosome 10, AGI_CSIRO_Lferr_CH_V1, whole genome shotgun sequence genome window below encodes:
- the LOC132033898 gene encoding F-box/kelch-repeat protein At3g23880-like isoform X1 gives MESEGNEASHLCPKRNKPTNHSQFPSSSMQDLSLKICILPTELITEILLRLPVKSLLKFRCVSKSWLALISSPQFVNTHLSICANNKDNTHHRLIVTVNRHKYNLKDISVSSLLYDSVTEALDLDYPTRNTLKCISIVGSVNGLICLSLGEANFFIWNPSIRKFKELPDCRDAFCFGYPCIYGFGYDERHDDYKVVVGFANKSYDRSFLVKVKMYSLTSDSWTSIEDFRSDWFAIRSAMFVNGKLHWTICTYCHPCDSWDIISIDLADRKWGKVEQPSYEEGDIYSTLGVLGTDLSVCYNYLGIRADVWVMKEYGVKKSWIKMFTICHPFEPLAFQFYTFFCMSNKGKILFVCGPEVRIYNPKDDSIICSKITSYNTFYEANIYIESLVWPFIRKEPIMHMEEIEKAQMKTIL, from the coding sequence ATGGAATCTGAGGGAAATGAAGCCTCTCATCTATGCCCAAAGAGGAACAAACCCACTAACCATTCCCAGTTTCCATCAAGTTCAATGCAAGATTTGAGCTTAAAAATCTGTATTTTGCCAACAGAACTCATCACTGAAATACTCTTAAGGCTTCCAGTAAAATCACTCTTGAAATTCAGGTGTGTTTCAAAATCTTGGCTTGCTTTAATCTCTAGCCCTCAATTTGTCAACACCCATCTCAGTATATGTGCTAATAACAAGGACAACACCCACCATAGGCTTATTGTGACGGTTAATCGACATAAGTACAATCTTAAGGACATTTCTGTCAGTTCTTTACTTTATGATTCAGTTACTGAGGCATTGGACTTGGACTATCCTACGAGAAACACCCTTAAATGTATTAGTATTGTGGGTTCTGTCAATGGGTTGATTTGTCTTTCCCTTGGAGAAGCAAACTTTTTTATCTGGAATCCATCAATTAGGAAGTTCAAGGAATTGCCTGATTGTAGAGATGCATTCTGTTTTGGTTACCCTTGCATTTATGGTTTTGGATATGATGAGCGTCATGATGATTATAAGGTAGTGGTAGGGTTTGCTAATAAGAGTTATGACCGTTCTTTTCTTGTTAAGGTTAAAATGTATAGTCTAACTAGTGATTCTTGGACAAGTATAGAAGATTTTCGTAGTGATTGGTTTGCCATTAGGTCGGCTATGTTTGTGAATGGGAAACTTCATTGGACTATATGTACTTATTGTCATCCTTGTGATTCTTGGGACATCATTTCTATTGATTTGGCTGATAGGAAATGGGGAAAAGTGGAGCAACCTTCCTATGAAGAAGGAGATATTTATTCGACGCTGGGAGTTTTGGGTACTGATCTTTCCGTGTGTTATAATTATCTTGGAATTCGCGCCGATGTGTGGGTTATGAAGGAGTACGGGGTTAAAAAATCTTGGATAAAGATGTTTACCATCTGTCATCCATTTGAACCGCTGGCTTTTCAGTTCTATACATTCTTTTGCATgtcaaataaaggtaaaattttGTTTGTGTGTGGACCAGAGGTCAGGATTTACAATCCAAAGGATGACTCAATCATATGTTCAAAGATTACCAGCTATAACACCTTTTATGAGGCAAACATTTACATTGAAAGCCTAGTGTGGCCCTTTATTAGGAAGGAACCAATAATGCACATGGAGGAGATTGAAAAAGCTCAGATGAAGACGATCTTGTAA
- the LOC132033898 gene encoding F-box protein CPR1-like isoform X2: MESEGNEASHLCPKRNKPTNHSQFPSSSMQDLSLKICILPTELITEILLRLPVKSLLKFRKWGKVEQPSYEEGDIYSTLGVLGTDLSVCYNYLGIRADVWVMKEYGVKKSWIKMFTICHPFEPLAFQFYTFFCMSNKGKILFVCGPEVRIYNPKDDSIICSKITSYNTFYEANIYIESLVWPFIRKEPIMHMEEIEKAQMKTIL, translated from the exons ATGGAATCTGAGGGAAATGAAGCCTCTCATCTATGCCCAAAGAGGAACAAACCCACTAACCATTCCCAGTTTCCATCAAGTTCAATGCAAGATTTGAGCTTAAAAATCTGTATTTTGCCAACAGAACTCATCACTGAAATACTCTTAAGGCTTCCAGTAAAATCACTCTTGAAATTCAG GAAATGGGGAAAAGTGGAGCAACCTTCCTATGAAGAAGGAGATATTTATTCGACGCTGGGAGTTTTGGGTACTGATCTTTCCGTGTGTTATAATTATCTTGGAATTCGCGCCGATGTGTGGGTTATGAAGGAGTACGGGGTTAAAAAATCTTGGATAAAGATGTTTACCATCTGTCATCCATTTGAACCGCTGGCTTTTCAGTTCTATACATTCTTTTGCATgtcaaataaaggtaaaattttGTTTGTGTGTGGACCAGAGGTCAGGATTTACAATCCAAAGGATGACTCAATCATATGTTCAAAGATTACCAGCTATAACACCTTTTATGAGGCAAACATTTACATTGAAAGCCTAGTGTGGCCCTTTATTAGGAAGGAACCAATAATGCACATGGAGGAGATTGAAAAAGCTCAGATGAAGACGATCTTGTAA